The Halobacterium hubeiense genome contains the following window.
CGTCGAGCAGGAGCTCGCGGACGCCGAGTTCATCGGCCCTGACGAGGAAGTCGTCGTGGACCGCACGGGCATCGACGCCGACTACGACGAGTTCGGGTTCACGTTCCACCGCGCGAAGTTCGACGACTGGCTGCGCGAGCGCGCCGAGGACGCGGGCGCCGACTACGTCGCCGGCACGAGCGTCAAGGCCGTGGACACGGACCTCTCCGGGGGCCACGAGCACACGCTGACGCTCGGCGACGGCGAGGAAGTCACCGCGGAGTACCTCGTGCTCGCCGACGGCCCGCAGCGACAGGTCACGATGCGCGTGCTCGACCCGCTGCTTCCCGACGGCAAGCGCGCCAGCGAGGTGCTCAGCCCGCCGTCGGCGAACCACATCGCCTACCAGGAGTACCGCCGGTTCCCCGAGGAGCTGTTCGACGAGGACACGCTGAAGTTCTGGTGGGGCTGGATGCCCGGCGAGACCGCCTACCCGTGGGTGTTCCCGAACCGGGACGGCGTCGCGCGCGTCGGCCTCACGATGCCCATCGGCCTGGACATCGACGACTTCGACAAAAGCGAGTGGCGCCTGCTCCGCGAGGACGACGACCGCATCCCCTCCGGCGACGAGTACCTCCGGCGGCTCCTCGAGGAGCTGTACGGCGACGAGTACGACGTCGAGGAGGACTTCCCGCTCGTGGACGGCCACGGGAAGTCCAACAGCACGGAGACGTACGCCATCTCCTCGACGCGCCCCATCGAGTCCCCGACCGAGGCCGGCATCGCGGTCGTCGGCGGCGCGATGGGCGCGACGTCGTCGTTCCACGAGGGCGGCGACCACGTCGCCCACCGCACTGGGAAGCTCGCCGGCAAGCTCGCCGCCGAAGGAAATCTCGGGGAGTACAACGCCGCGTGGCACGACGCCATCGGCGACGAGATTCGGCGGAACGTCGCGATGGCGGACGTCGTCGCGGAGTTCGGTCCGGCCGACTGGGACAAGACCATCCGCAT
Protein-coding sequences here:
- a CDS encoding NAD(P)/FAD-dependent oxidoreductase, whose protein sequence is MTDVDVAIVGGGPAGSAAARAAAERGANAVVYEKGVPRDDRDRIGPDSTDAAGFLDYWLEVADLDFADIPEDVVEQELADAEFIGPDEEVVVDRTGIDADYDEFGFTFHRAKFDDWLRERAEDAGADYVAGTSVKAVDTDLSGGHEHTLTLGDGEEVTAEYLVLADGPQRQVTMRVLDPLLPDGKRASEVLSPPSANHIAYQEYRRFPEELFDEDTLKFWWGWMPGETAYPWVFPNRDGVARVGLTMPIGLDIDDFDKSEWRLLREDDDRIPSGDEYLRRLLEELYGDEYDVEEDFPLVDGHGKSNSTETYAISSTRPIESPTEAGIAVVGGAMGATSSFHEGGDHVAHRTGKLAGKLAAEGNLGEYNAAWHDAIGDEIRRNVAMADVVAEFGPADWDKTIRITRQMLDSSDSGTIISKSNARSAAGGLRLYTKYKRAKFRYRKRKYAQIRESDYSL